One Orcinus orca chromosome 7, mOrcOrc1.1, whole genome shotgun sequence genomic window carries:
- the CATIP gene encoding ciliogenesis-associated TTC17-interacting protein isoform X1: MSSKVQSKGFKAKDHQPSAQESLPPPEANAEAINFLNSLRQEELLTLFFSETLVMVSDTGEPQGELTIEVQRGKYKDQFGVTEYFPFVHAFSHGSMDKILCGNSILGYLSWKLEVVEQHNKEFIKFHALPMERKMSLLKQDDQLAMTRIIKEGEEVKTEVTFFPWHSIAGFVSQAANLVLLRVMAWRQTVPSNARFLALDTEGKLCYSTYQGLGSQTIQVGHQQVEAFIVEQTVHSEQGIPVSCQFHLLSDGHLAKRIQVGSPGCCMITKVPTLREADDIEPHPVFEKKPLVWEEDMELYSKFVDRKEELRLSHNSYLRQHPEAEALISDFLLFLLLHQPADVVTFAAEYFGPFAMRRPPTPSLRSSNRPCPFHELEPEGLEGEEG, from the exons ATGTCTTCCAAAGTTCAATCCAAAG gCTTCAAAGCCAAGGATCACCAGCCCTCAGCCCAAGAGAGTCTGCCACCCCCAGAGGCCAATGCTGAAGCCATCAACTTCCTCAACTCCCTCC GGcaagaggagctgctgacgctaTTCTTCTCGGAGACTCTGGTCATGGTCTCCGACACAGGGGAGCCTCAGGGAGAGCTGACCATTGAGGTGCAGAGAGGGAAATACAAAGACCAGTTTGGTGTCACGGAGTACTTCCCATTCGTGCATGCCTTTAGCCACGGCTCCATGGACAAAATACTCTGCGGAAACTCCATTCTGG GCTATCTCTCGTGGAAACTGGAGGTTGTGGAACAACATAATAAGGAGTTCATCAAG TTCCACGCCCTCCCCATGGAACGGAAGATGAGTTTGCTGAAGCAGGATGATCAGCTGGCCATGACCAGAATCATCAAGGAGGGTGAG GAAGTGAAGACCGAAGTGACTTTCTTCCCCTGGCACTCCATTGCGGGCTTCGTCTCCCAGGCTGCCAACCTGGTGTTGCTGAGGGTGATGGCCTGGAGGCAGACAGTGCCCAGCAACGCCCGTTTCCTGGCCTTGGACACCGAGGGCAAACTCTGCTATTCCACTTAC CAAGGCCTGGGCTCCCAGACGATCCAGGTGGGCCATCAGCAGGTGGAAGCGTTCATTGTGGAGCAGACTGTACACTCGGAACAGGGCATCCCCGTGTCCTGCCAGTTTCACCTGCTCTCTGATGG GCACCTGGCCAAGAGGATCCAGGTGGGCTCCCCGGGGTGCTGCATGATCACCAAGGTGCCCACCTTGAGGGAGGCGG ATGATATTGAGCCTCACCCAGTGTTTGAGAAGAAACCCCTGGTGTGGGAGGAGGACATGGAGCTCTACTCGAAGTTCGTGGACCGGAAG GAGGAGCTCCGTCTCAGCCACAACAGCTATCTGCGGCAGCACCCCGAGGCCGAGGCGCTCATCTCCGACTTCCTGCTCTTCCTGCTGCTACACCAGCCGGCCGATGTGGTCACCTTCGCCGCCGAGTACTTCGGCCCCTTTGCGATGCGACGCCCGCCCACTCCGTCCTTGCGCTCCTCCAACCGGCCCTGCCCCTTCCACGAGCTGGAGCCGGAGGGCCTCGAGGGCGAGGAGGGCTAG
- the CATIP gene encoding ciliogenesis-associated TTC17-interacting protein isoform X3, with protein MSSKVQSKGFKAKDHQPSAQESLPPPEANAEAINFLNSLRQEELLTLFFSETLVMVSDTGEPQGELTIEVQRGKYKDQFGVTEYFPFVHAFSHGSMDKILCGNSILGYLSWKLEVVEQHNKEFIKFHALPMERKMSLLKQDDQLAMTRIIKEGEQGLGSQTIQVGHQQVEAFIVEQTVHSEQGIPVSCQFHLLSDGHLAKRIQVGSPGCCMITKVPTLREADDIEPHPVFEKKPLVWEEDMELYSKFVDRKEELRLSHNSYLRQHPEAEALISDFLLFLLLHQPADVVTFAAEYFGPFAMRRPPTPSLRSSNRPCPFHELEPEGLEGEEG; from the exons ATGTCTTCCAAAGTTCAATCCAAAG gCTTCAAAGCCAAGGATCACCAGCCCTCAGCCCAAGAGAGTCTGCCACCCCCAGAGGCCAATGCTGAAGCCATCAACTTCCTCAACTCCCTCC GGcaagaggagctgctgacgctaTTCTTCTCGGAGACTCTGGTCATGGTCTCCGACACAGGGGAGCCTCAGGGAGAGCTGACCATTGAGGTGCAGAGAGGGAAATACAAAGACCAGTTTGGTGTCACGGAGTACTTCCCATTCGTGCATGCCTTTAGCCACGGCTCCATGGACAAAATACTCTGCGGAAACTCCATTCTGG GCTATCTCTCGTGGAAACTGGAGGTTGTGGAACAACATAATAAGGAGTTCATCAAG TTCCACGCCCTCCCCATGGAACGGAAGATGAGTTTGCTGAAGCAGGATGATCAGCTGGCCATGACCAGAATCATCAAGGAGGGTGAG CAAGGCCTGGGCTCCCAGACGATCCAGGTGGGCCATCAGCAGGTGGAAGCGTTCATTGTGGAGCAGACTGTACACTCGGAACAGGGCATCCCCGTGTCCTGCCAGTTTCACCTGCTCTCTGATGG GCACCTGGCCAAGAGGATCCAGGTGGGCTCCCCGGGGTGCTGCATGATCACCAAGGTGCCCACCTTGAGGGAGGCGG ATGATATTGAGCCTCACCCAGTGTTTGAGAAGAAACCCCTGGTGTGGGAGGAGGACATGGAGCTCTACTCGAAGTTCGTGGACCGGAAG GAGGAGCTCCGTCTCAGCCACAACAGCTATCTGCGGCAGCACCCCGAGGCCGAGGCGCTCATCTCCGACTTCCTGCTCTTCCTGCTGCTACACCAGCCGGCCGATGTGGTCACCTTCGCCGCCGAGTACTTCGGCCCCTTTGCGATGCGACGCCCGCCCACTCCGTCCTTGCGCTCCTCCAACCGGCCCTGCCCCTTCCACGAGCTGGAGCCGGAGGGCCTCGAGGGCGAGGAGGGCTAG
- the CATIP gene encoding ciliogenesis-associated TTC17-interacting protein isoform X2 yields the protein MSSKVQSKGFKAKDHQPSAQESLPPPEANAEAINFLNSLRQEELLTLFFSETLVMVSDTGEPQGELTIEVQRGKYKDQFGVTEYFPFVHAFSHGSMDKILCGNSILGYLSWKLEVVEQHNKEFIKEVKTEVTFFPWHSIAGFVSQAANLVLLRVMAWRQTVPSNARFLALDTEGKLCYSTYQGLGSQTIQVGHQQVEAFIVEQTVHSEQGIPVSCQFHLLSDGHLAKRIQVGSPGCCMITKVPTLREADDIEPHPVFEKKPLVWEEDMELYSKFVDRKEELRLSHNSYLRQHPEAEALISDFLLFLLLHQPADVVTFAAEYFGPFAMRRPPTPSLRSSNRPCPFHELEPEGLEGEEG from the exons ATGTCTTCCAAAGTTCAATCCAAAG gCTTCAAAGCCAAGGATCACCAGCCCTCAGCCCAAGAGAGTCTGCCACCCCCAGAGGCCAATGCTGAAGCCATCAACTTCCTCAACTCCCTCC GGcaagaggagctgctgacgctaTTCTTCTCGGAGACTCTGGTCATGGTCTCCGACACAGGGGAGCCTCAGGGAGAGCTGACCATTGAGGTGCAGAGAGGGAAATACAAAGACCAGTTTGGTGTCACGGAGTACTTCCCATTCGTGCATGCCTTTAGCCACGGCTCCATGGACAAAATACTCTGCGGAAACTCCATTCTGG GCTATCTCTCGTGGAAACTGGAGGTTGTGGAACAACATAATAAGGAGTTCATCAAG GAAGTGAAGACCGAAGTGACTTTCTTCCCCTGGCACTCCATTGCGGGCTTCGTCTCCCAGGCTGCCAACCTGGTGTTGCTGAGGGTGATGGCCTGGAGGCAGACAGTGCCCAGCAACGCCCGTTTCCTGGCCTTGGACACCGAGGGCAAACTCTGCTATTCCACTTAC CAAGGCCTGGGCTCCCAGACGATCCAGGTGGGCCATCAGCAGGTGGAAGCGTTCATTGTGGAGCAGACTGTACACTCGGAACAGGGCATCCCCGTGTCCTGCCAGTTTCACCTGCTCTCTGATGG GCACCTGGCCAAGAGGATCCAGGTGGGCTCCCCGGGGTGCTGCATGATCACCAAGGTGCCCACCTTGAGGGAGGCGG ATGATATTGAGCCTCACCCAGTGTTTGAGAAGAAACCCCTGGTGTGGGAGGAGGACATGGAGCTCTACTCGAAGTTCGTGGACCGGAAG GAGGAGCTCCGTCTCAGCCACAACAGCTATCTGCGGCAGCACCCCGAGGCCGAGGCGCTCATCTCCGACTTCCTGCTCTTCCTGCTGCTACACCAGCCGGCCGATGTGGTCACCTTCGCCGCCGAGTACTTCGGCCCCTTTGCGATGCGACGCCCGCCCACTCCGTCCTTGCGCTCCTCCAACCGGCCCTGCCCCTTCCACGAGCTGGAGCCGGAGGGCCTCGAGGGCGAGGAGGGCTAG
- the CATIP gene encoding ciliogenesis-associated TTC17-interacting protein isoform X4, with protein MSSKVQSKGFKAKDHQPSAQESLPPPEANAEAINFLNSLRYLSWKLEVVEQHNKEFIKFHALPMERKMSLLKQDDQLAMTRIIKEGEEVKTEVTFFPWHSIAGFVSQAANLVLLRVMAWRQTVPSNARFLALDTEGKLCYSTYQGLGSQTIQVGHQQVEAFIVEQTVHSEQGIPVSCQFHLLSDGHLAKRIQVGSPGCCMITKVPTLREADDIEPHPVFEKKPLVWEEDMELYSKFVDRKEELRLSHNSYLRQHPEAEALISDFLLFLLLHQPADVVTFAAEYFGPFAMRRPPTPSLRSSNRPCPFHELEPEGLEGEEG; from the exons ATGTCTTCCAAAGTTCAATCCAAAG gCTTCAAAGCCAAGGATCACCAGCCCTCAGCCCAAGAGAGTCTGCCACCCCCAGAGGCCAATGCTGAAGCCATCAACTTCCTCAACTCCCTCC GCTATCTCTCGTGGAAACTGGAGGTTGTGGAACAACATAATAAGGAGTTCATCAAG TTCCACGCCCTCCCCATGGAACGGAAGATGAGTTTGCTGAAGCAGGATGATCAGCTGGCCATGACCAGAATCATCAAGGAGGGTGAG GAAGTGAAGACCGAAGTGACTTTCTTCCCCTGGCACTCCATTGCGGGCTTCGTCTCCCAGGCTGCCAACCTGGTGTTGCTGAGGGTGATGGCCTGGAGGCAGACAGTGCCCAGCAACGCCCGTTTCCTGGCCTTGGACACCGAGGGCAAACTCTGCTATTCCACTTAC CAAGGCCTGGGCTCCCAGACGATCCAGGTGGGCCATCAGCAGGTGGAAGCGTTCATTGTGGAGCAGACTGTACACTCGGAACAGGGCATCCCCGTGTCCTGCCAGTTTCACCTGCTCTCTGATGG GCACCTGGCCAAGAGGATCCAGGTGGGCTCCCCGGGGTGCTGCATGATCACCAAGGTGCCCACCTTGAGGGAGGCGG ATGATATTGAGCCTCACCCAGTGTTTGAGAAGAAACCCCTGGTGTGGGAGGAGGACATGGAGCTCTACTCGAAGTTCGTGGACCGGAAG GAGGAGCTCCGTCTCAGCCACAACAGCTATCTGCGGCAGCACCCCGAGGCCGAGGCGCTCATCTCCGACTTCCTGCTCTTCCTGCTGCTACACCAGCCGGCCGATGTGGTCACCTTCGCCGCCGAGTACTTCGGCCCCTTTGCGATGCGACGCCCGCCCACTCCGTCCTTGCGCTCCTCCAACCGGCCCTGCCCCTTCCACGAGCTGGAGCCGGAGGGCCTCGAGGGCGAGGAGGGCTAG